The DNA region GTCGGCTTCGGCGGTATCGCCAAGCGCGTCGAACAGATCCTGCGCTCCATGGGAACCCACATCATCCACACCTCGACCAAGCGCGACGAGCACGCCGTCAACTGGATGCCGCTCGATGATCTGCTGAGCAAGAGCGACATCGTGTCCATCCACGCGCCGCTGACGTCGGCGACCGAGGGCCTGCTGGACGCCGAGAAACTGGCCAAGATGAAGCCGGGCGCGATCCTGATCAACACCGCGCGTGGCGAGATCGTCGACCAGGATGCGCTGGTGGCGGCGCTGCAGTCGGGTCAGCTGGCCGCCGCGGGCCTGGACGTCTTCGCCGCGGAACCGGTACCGGCCGACAATCCGCTGCTGGGACTGGACAACGTTCTGCTGATGCCGCACGTGAGTTGGTACACCGCCGACACCCTGGATCGGTATCTGGATGCGGCCCTGCAGAACTGCCGCCGACTGCACGAGGGCAAGGCGCTGTATTACGTGGTCGAAGAGCAGCAGACCGCCACCGCCACCACCTGACTGCCGAGTAAGCTCGACGAATGCCGATCGCAATCAATTCCGAGCACGTAGACCTGGCCGATTCGGTGCGCTCGCTGGTGGAGCGGGTCGCGCCCTCGGAGGTGTTGCACGAGGCGCTCGAAACGCCGGTCCCCAATCCGCCACCGTATTGGAAGGCCGCCGCCGAACAGGGCCTGCAGGGTCTGCATCTGGCCGAGTCGGTGGGCGGGCAGGGCTTCGGAATACTGGAATTGGCGATCGTGCTCGCCGAGTTCGGTCGCGGCGCCGTGCCGGGGCCGTTCGTGCCGTCGGCGATCGCCAGCGCGCTGATCGCCGCGCACGATCCGGACGCCGAGATCCTCGCGGGCCTGGCCGCCGGCGAGACCATCGCGACCTACGCGCTGGACTCCGGGCTGACCGCCACGCGCCAGAGTGATGCGCTGGTGATCCGCGGCGAGGTGCGTGCCGTGCCGGCCGCCGCGCAGGCCGCGGTGCTGGTGCTGCCCGTCGCCGGCCTGGATTCGGCGACCTCGGGTTCGGAGTGGGTGGTGCTCGACGCCGAAAGCCTCGAGATCGAACCGGTGGTCGGACTCGATCCGCTGCGTCCCGTCGCGCATGTCCGGGCCAACGCCGTCGAGGTCGGCGACGACCGCGTGCTGTCGAACCTGACCCGGACGGCCGCGCACGCACTGATCTCGACCCTGCTGTCGGCCGAGGCCGTCGGCGTCGCCCGGTGGGCCACCGACACCGCCTCGGCGTACGCGAAGATCCGCGAACAGTTCGGTCGTCCGATCGGTCAGTTCCAGGCCGTGAAGCACAAGTGCGCCAACATGATCGCCGTCACCGAACGCGCCACCGCCGCAGTCTGGGACGCGGCCCGCGCGATCGACGAGGTGGCCCGCGGCGATGTCGACCTCGAGTCCGCGCACGTCGAGTTCGCCGCGGCCGTGGCCGCCACGCTGGCGCCGGTCGCCGCGCAGCGCTGCGCCGAGGACTGCATCCAGGTGCACGGCGGCATCGGCTTCACCTGGGAGCACGACACCAACATCTACTACCGGCGCGCGCTGGTGCTCGCGGCCTCGTTCGGCCGGGCCGCCGACTATCCGCAACGGGTCGTCGACGCCGCCGGCGCCACCGGCATGCGAGGCATCGACATCGACCTCGATCCCGACACCGAGAAGTTGCGCGAGCAGATCCGCGCGGAAGTCGCAGGCCTGAAGGCGATCCCACGCGAGGAGCGCAACACCGCGATCGCCGAGGGCGGCTGGGTGATTCCGCACCTGCCCAAGCCGTGGGGCCGGTCCGCGAGCCCGATCGAGCAGATCATCATCGCCCAGGAGTTCGGTACCGGCCGGGTGCGTCGACCTCAGGTGGGGATCGCCGCCTGGATCATCCCCTCGATCGTCGCGTTCGGCACCGACGAGCAGAAGCAACGCTTCCTGCCGCCGACCCTGCGCGGCGAGATGATCTGGTGCCAGCTGTTCTCCGAGCCCGGCGCCGGCTCCGACCTAGCGAGCCTGACCACCAAGGCCACCAAGGTCGACGGCGGCTGGCGCATCACCGGTCAGAAGATCTGGACCACCGGCGCGCAGTTCTCGCAGTGGGGTGCGCTGCTGGCGAGAACGGACCCGAGCGCACCGAAACACAGTGGCATCACCTACTTCCTGCTCGACATGGCCAGCGAGGGCGTCGAGATCAAGCCGCTGCGCGAGCTGACCGGCAACGCGATGTTCAACACGGTGTTCATCGACGACGTGTTCGTGCCCGACGACATGGTGCTCGGCGAGGTCGACCGCGGCTGGGAGGTCAGCCGCAATACCCTTACCGCCGAACGGGTTTCGATCGGCAGCAGCGAGCCGCCGTTTTTGCCCAGCCTGGACAAGTTCGTCGAGTTTCTCAGGGCGGGGCAGTTCGACCAGATCGAGCAGAACCACGCCGGGCAGTTGATCGCCGAGGGGCACGCCGCGAAGCTGCTGAACATGCGCTCGACGCTGCTGACGCTGGCCGGCGGGGACGCGATGCCCTCGGCGGCGATCTCCAAGCTGTTGTCGATGAAGACCGGCCAGGGCTACGCCGAGTTCGCGGTGGCCTCGTTCGGCACCGACGGGGTGCTCGGCGACGAGCAGACCCTGCAAGGCATCTGGGCGCAGTACCTGCTCGCGAGCCGGGCGACCACGATCTACGGCGGCACCTCGGAGGTGCAACTCAACATCATCGCCGAGCGGTTGCTGGGCCTGCCCCGCGACCCGTAGGCCACCACTTTCCCGCGAGCAGACACAAACTCCCC from Mycolicibacterium sp. MU0053 includes:
- a CDS encoding 2-hydroxyacid dehydrogenase, whose product is MDQETMGLRVLAHFKPGDRATERLAAESDWLDVRWVPEDDDEAFYRELPEAEVIWHVLRPLSGSDLERAPKLKLIHKLGTGVNTIDLETAAKRGVVVANMPGANAASVAECTVMLMLAALRRLPELDRATRAGTGWPTDPSLGDRVRDLGSCTVGLVGFGGIAKRVEQILRSMGTHIIHTSTKRDEHAVNWMPLDDLLSKSDIVSIHAPLTSATEGLLDAEKLAKMKPGAILINTARGEIVDQDALVAALQSGQLAAAGLDVFAAEPVPADNPLLGLDNVLLMPHVSWYTADTLDRYLDAALQNCRRLHEGKALYYVVEEQQTATATT
- a CDS encoding acyl-CoA dehydrogenase, translated to MPIAINSEHVDLADSVRSLVERVAPSEVLHEALETPVPNPPPYWKAAAEQGLQGLHLAESVGGQGFGILELAIVLAEFGRGAVPGPFVPSAIASALIAAHDPDAEILAGLAAGETIATYALDSGLTATRQSDALVIRGEVRAVPAAAQAAVLVLPVAGLDSATSGSEWVVLDAESLEIEPVVGLDPLRPVAHVRANAVEVGDDRVLSNLTRTAAHALISTLLSAEAVGVARWATDTASAYAKIREQFGRPIGQFQAVKHKCANMIAVTERATAAVWDAARAIDEVARGDVDLESAHVEFAAAVAATLAPVAAQRCAEDCIQVHGGIGFTWEHDTNIYYRRALVLAASFGRAADYPQRVVDAAGATGMRGIDIDLDPDTEKLREQIRAEVAGLKAIPREERNTAIAEGGWVIPHLPKPWGRSASPIEQIIIAQEFGTGRVRRPQVGIAAWIIPSIVAFGTDEQKQRFLPPTLRGEMIWCQLFSEPGAGSDLASLTTKATKVDGGWRITGQKIWTTGAQFSQWGALLARTDPSAPKHSGITYFLLDMASEGVEIKPLRELTGNAMFNTVFIDDVFVPDDMVLGEVDRGWEVSRNTLTAERVSIGSSEPPFLPSLDKFVEFLRAGQFDQIEQNHAGQLIAEGHAAKLLNMRSTLLTLAGGDAMPSAAISKLLSMKTGQGYAEFAVASFGTDGVLGDEQTLQGIWAQYLLASRATTIYGGTSEVQLNIIAERLLGLPRDP